The Ziziphus jujuba cultivar Dongzao chromosome 1, ASM3175591v1 genome segment CTAATTTGGTAAGATTATCACTGAAATTTATTCACATTAGCTTATAAaggacaaataaaatttattagatataaTTATTCATGTAAACTTAACCATTAAGATTCTTTTAAAAGTTTTccatatatgtttttaattttgtcaatgtAAGAGTTAATATAGTCAATTGATATTAGGAAGCTGAAGCATAAAATTAAGTACCTTGAATGGGAGATATCCCTCCCATTTAAGAAATAGAGAATATTTTTAGACTTAGCATATCtaaaatatgtaaaagaaaTAGATTTTGTTTCCACTGCTAATTTGTATACTTCAAATATCTGATGaggtaataaaaatttatgttcCTGAAATGGTGAATTATTACAGATGAAAGAACAAAAAACGGATATAGATGGattttttttgctaaataatattttagttcgagaaaattatattttattttattttatttttctataggTGCAGTTAATTTGATGATTTGGACATTCGGATACGAGAAAATTTAAGAAAAGTGCTACAAGTGGCTAAAGAGagttgaaaattttgatcatACTGAACAATTAGTTAAGACGTCTCTGTTTTGCGTATACAAACACAAGAGTGAGGTACAACGGTTTGATTTCCTTGTAAGTATCAACTTTAGTCATGATCTATAaagttcatattttatatttacaagAGTGAAGTAAAGGGgcgtattttattttattttattctttattattgattttttattctttttttcaaagGTGAATGAGCTGATTgggggtttatttttttatttttttattctcaagAACGCTAATCAAGGGTTTAGAAATTGAGAATCATGTTGTGATACAGTAGACATAAGCCTAAAGTCATAAGGTTTCCATGTTgtagtttattattaattaattttttatgaaagttttattaaattaatagatGTGAGTGTCAGGTATGGTATTTAACTGGGGTCaccaacaaaacaaataaagtttGTCTTTATTTAGCTTTTTGTGTGTTTAATGCAATCCATttcacccaaaataaaaaattaaaaaaataaataactaaaaaattaaaaaaataataaaaaaaggtttgTCGTGACTTATGCTAGTGAAGGCGGTCACGAAACGCCAAGGCCAAAGCTCAGTTTCATACTTATTGCATTGTTTTTTGATGAATGTGTAATAATATTGAATACTtgcatttatttatgtattgttATAGAAAGgattacaatattttaaattagatagaAGAAGAATTTTATCTAAATCTGATTGAAGTCAAAACTTAAACGTGTAttctcaattatttttattattgagcATAGTCTAGAAATATACATTTTTGAATCGTTAGTTTAACCAATTTATTAGAGAAGTTTAATTTTGTATCTTTAACAATTGAGACAGCTCTtgctaaagaaaaacaaaaaatggaccGCAAAACAACATATCaaagtgtgtgtgtatatatatatatatatatatatatacttccaAAAACCGAACCATAAAATGTAGTCACTTTAAGAGTTTTATTGTCATTCTTTTATTGCGTAAAGCAATGATGTGagtactatttttttaatctatccTTGATTAATTAGTCACTATTTTAGCAGTGGGTATGTGCCTTGTGTTGCTGtgcttatttttatatttttattatatttttattttttcagttttttttttctttcttttataccATAGATAGAGAATTTGAAATTTGGATAATATTCCCATGGAATGTGTTTATTCTTATaacatttttaatggttttttctATTAAAGTTTATATAgtattgattttgaaaagtgTTCATACGTATATGACATTATATGTTTTAGACAATTTCTCTTAAtgaattctatttaaaatatccTGAAATactaatgtgtaattttttattttaaattatatctaattaaaaaaatcaaaagcccacgaaaaagttttttttttataacaaaagtcaataaaaataaataaaatgctgcTCAGCCTATGTTTAACAGAGTTTTTAGAAGTAGATAGTGTTCTttacagtttttattttttttattgtcacgTCAGCTTGACAGAATTAATGTACAAaaccattgaaaataatttttttaaaatcttatctatttatttaatataacaaatgattttcaaattgaTAGAATCAATGTACAAAGCTATTGTACATACTTTTAATACATGTTTTTTATTCCAAGATCcttctttatttttcctaaCAAATTTGTATATTAGATACTTTATTAGATTAATTCAAACAATTGTCTTGAAGCAGCTTATATCTAGTTAGCAAATTAAGTAGCTAGCTTCTTCaacataaaaaagtaaaaataataaaataaaataaaataggacagCTCCAGTGCATGTAAGCATGGAGAATCTAAATTAATTGAAGGCCTAAAACGTTTGCTTAGTCGCACCTTTGCAACTCTCTTTGCAACTCTCTTTTCAcgaaaaagaaagcaaagatCTTGTTtggatcaaaaagaaaaatcaaatatatagaataaaaaattaaaaatgaaaaaagagggTGGGCCCTAGTGTTGAGACTCAAAAACATCTTctcaaaaaagccaaaaaaaaaaaaaaaaaaaaaaatcatgaaacgtagaaaacaaaaattacaaacagAACAGAGTTGAGCATTTAGCATGTTCTATGCTGGTCTACCAGATTGCATCGGACCATTACCATGTAAGTTGAAGATATCTTGTAATTTCTAAATTATAAGTAAAACCGACAATAAATCATGTTGGAATGGATTTGTATTGTTTGTGTctgttgaaaattttcaaaatccaaaCATGACCCTTTAAATTAGAGGGTGATGTAGAATTTTTGCCAGGTCTACATATAAGGTTTGGATGAGAGGCATCACATTATGAACTATAAGCTAGGCTTTTGAATTcacccaaaaatttaaaaaataaaaataaaaaaaataaagaagctaGGCCTTTGAAATACCTTTATGCACCTACAAATAGATCGGTCTTCGACCATTACATTTGCAGGCCCCATCATATATTTGGAGGAGACAGTTTGCAGAGTGATGAAGGACAATATTTGAGCTTactaccaaaataaataaataaataatatttcagcTCTCTTAGTCTCACTTTTCTCAATACCCTTTTACAACACTCTCTACAATACTTTTgaaaatatggtaaaataatggtctataaattatataattttacccataaaataaataacatggaCTGTTACTCAGTGGTACTATTTTATGaataacattacacaatttatGGATTACATAAGTCGTTTTATTGAATGACCTTACCTTACTTTTCAAATAGGAGATTGACTGTAGAAATTCCTTCTTTTACAATATTAAGTCGAAAGGCAATCAGACTCGTGTGGGAGCTCAGTGATTAGCACACCACAGCCCGGCCAGTAGACGCTGGTGCTTGTACTTGGAACAAAACAGAGTTGGATTGCTTTGGTAACCATAAACAACATGCATTCGCCTTCTTAGTCTGGCGGGGCCAGGACCTTTGTGTATATATGGGGCTATATAGCTCTTGGTCAGCTGCCTCAAAACATGATTGGTCGATATCATGCCAAGTTTCTCATActacttttcttcttttcacaTGCATGTAAGGGAGTGAAACCAGGAAGTTTTGGTTGAGGACAAGGGCGGTTTTAAATAAGGCCCGCTTACCCCTACGCCCATTCCccatcaatttatttaatttcttttaacatTTGAATAGGCTATTTTTGCTTAATTACATAAttataactaaaatttaagcaTGTGTCCGCTCTTAATTTATGATTCTCTGTTTAGTATTCACTCatttccttaaaaaatttagtttttccTTTTAGCTTATGAATTTGTCTAATTCAACACCAAATACTCTATtaaacatgataaaaaaaaaacatattttattgaACAACGtaaaaatacttaattttaCATGTGAGCCTATAAGTTTAATATCTAAGAATTTCGTTCACCATTGAAACAAGTTTTTTTATACAACAAATATcgatttcttttgctttttgttttttttttttttttttttagttatcaagTTTAATACATGCAAAATtgtttaaatgttatttttattataaaactaatttattattttatattagtacACTATtatagttaaataaaaaatataaattactaaTTATGCATGGATGAATAagtaactttttgttttattatgaaCAATTacaatttgggttttttttttttaaaagaaaaatgttttcaatAGGGCACTTTTGACCAAATTTTCTAGATCAGTCATTGGTTTAGGGtctagagagaaaaaaattgtgtaaaatagaaaaatataataatattgtctATTGGAAAtaattcaacccaaaaaaacaaaagcaaaagcaaaaaccGTAGGTAAAAAATGTTGCACGGCCAAACTAAAAAGGTTAGGCAACCATACGTTTGGATGAGGCTGATAGTTTGGCTATGGATGGATATTTCATCCCTAATTACGTAGAATATCTTTTTTGCataccaaaagaaaaacatatatactACTCATGCTTAATGAAAGTCATTTTGACAATAAAGGTTGGTAGTTTAGTATAAGAAAACCACTCAATTATCATATCTGTATATTCGAGGGCATGGTATTAGAAGCCAtgtcataatttttatttaggacatatatactttaatttattattatgtgatATTATGGATGATTAtagatttttgaatttatattgtaaatgatggttaaaaataatatgggaTAACATGacgtatttattatatataatttcttttcatAGAATAGGCTATTAAAAACGAGGACAACGGCTTAATTGGGATTTTATCATTTAGCCTATTTAATTATCTTGAGCTTATTATTATTGGACCAAgagtttttaagatttttttaggAATACTTcagttaataataatcatttgtgATAACCCTGTGATTTAGTTCAAGAACTGGTGATGATTAAACCTTTATACtccaatttacaaaaaatagaaaaataaaacaaaataagggAGTAGAATATTACCAAACAACTGTcccgttcttttttttttttttttttttttggttaaatccatggaaaagaaacttaatatTAGCTAGGTTTTGTCCAAATGGAAAAACATGATATTAGAATAAGAGGTTGTTTGGAGAGTTTTTACTATCCCATCACTGCCCAAGACAACACAGCATTAGATGAATGTAGATGATTAGTTGAGTGAGGTTTTGTCCAATTGGAAAAACATGATATAGTAGAATGAGAGGTTGTTCGAAGAGTTTTTACTATCCCATCACTAActatcatccaaaataaatgacTTCATAGATTGTCCAAATTTACAGTTCTCATGATGCCTTTTTACATTTGATGTAAATAAGAATAACTTCATTTGGTCTCTCCGCACTAACAGCATTGCATTtcattatatagttttttttttttttttcttatagaaaaaaaaaaaacttttgatagTATAATAGGTATTTAGTTAATGTTAGTCTTGCAAGCGGTATTGCAGCATAGACAATCTAAAACAATAACGAAATTTATCatgatataattttcaaatttataaatataatagttGAAGTATTTTCTTCTATTAAACTATCATCTTCATAGTTCATTATACAGTTTTTAGTACATTATATACAAGTACTCTTTTCATACAATCTTTCTCATAGTGTATGTAATATTGATTACTCTCTTTATGGCTGAACCAATAAGTGTAACATGGGATCCACCCTTGTAAATTATTCAGAACTCACAATCAAAAAATGGGTAGGACACAGAAACCCATATAAATCTCCAATATCTCTGATACTATTGGTCTCCTTCATGATTTCTGGCCCCAAAAGCCCTAAGATTTTAAAGGTTCTTATCTCACTCAAAAGATTAGAGATGCACATATAGATAAAAAGGCATTATATGTGACAGATAAATTATGTCATTCCTTATCTCCTACCATATAATAACACTACATCATCTGTATCAGttacatgataaaaataaaaaagttttccGTACAGAGGTACCATTTTGTATGTTAAGTTAGgatcaattttatattacaGGGCAATTTAGTAGCTTCGAAGTTCCAAGCCGAAAAAGAGTCAAAGCAACTTTCACCCTTTGATCATTATAAAAGCCCACCGAATTGTCCATGTCTTAATTGTTATGTTGGCTGGGTGTGTGGAGTGCTGTGGGCCCAGTGAAGTGTACCATCCCATACGATAGGACACATCAAATGGATCATTCACATGTACCCTATTGTGCTTTTCAAATCCAAATTCGCCCTTCTCATAAGTCATAACATGCCATGCTCTACAAGAAGAGAACCCCCCCTGCAAAAGAAATGATGAGCACAGACCACGAGacaaattattataattcaGAATTTACTTATACTGAAGAAACTCAAAACAAGTTAGGATCTTCAGAGTtcacaagccaaaaaaaaaataaaaaaaaaaatgttagatttcagggaaatatattaaacttccatatactttatttttatttttatttatgtctaaAATATTTCAGaagcttttatttgttttttttttttttttttttttttaaaaaggaaagaaagaaaaaccccGATCTAATAAATACATTTCAATCGACCCCTTATAAGTTTCCAACCGTTCAGTCTCTTTTAGTTTTTTGACTTGTCATTTGCTGTCCTTACAGCAACCATTAGCAGCTTCACACAAAACAGGTCGCCCAACTCTGTTCGACACTGGTCCTCACCGAAAATTGACCTCCTCCGCCGCGTCATAGCCGGTTTATGAGCTCAACCCAACAATGGGCTTCtgaatttgatggattttttgCTTTAAAACTCATTGAGTTCAGAGGTGCAATCTTTGGTAAATAAAGAGTCAAATGGGTTGCTGTGTTAGCACAGAAAAGTCTTCACCTCCATGTCCTCAAAAGGACCAGCATTCTTTGGTGGGTACACAGAGATCAAGATCCGATCCCATGGAGAGCAGAGCTCCTCCTCCTTCAGCGGAGGAAGAGACTGTGAAAGAAGTACTCTCGGAAACTCCCAGACCCAAACCACCACCGCCATTGCCATTACCACTACCACTACAACACATACCCATTGTCAAGCCGGAAGAGCAGGACTATGAAGACGATGAAAAGCGAAGCGGCCACAAACCAGTGTTTCACAAAATCTCAGAAGACGACCAACAGAAAGAGAAGATGGTGCCCATTAACAGTACGGTCGAAGAGGTGTCGGAGATGTCCGAAATTTGCAGCTTGAGCGAGAGCGTTTCCACAACCACCGTTACCAGAGAAGACGATGAAGAAGTCCGGCAAAGGGTCAACAGATCTCCGATGAAGCTGCCCAAGAACCGGACGTTTTCTGGGGATTTCGgcgcaaggagagagagagtgatcGGCAAGTCTCCGACGGGTAGATCCGATCAATCACCGGGACGAAGAAACGGAAATGGTGTTGGGTCGGTGAGGTCGGTCCAGAACAGAGAACCGGGTCGACCTATGGCAAGGCGAGCCTTGAGGACCGAACCTCATGGACGGGAACCGGGCGAGAGCTCCGCCCGGAGGTCAAGATCTCCTGCCGTCACCCGCACTGAAGGCGGGTCAACTAGATCTGCAGTGGGTCGGAGCCTATCGGCGAGGAGATCCGGAAGGTCACCGGGTCGGGCGGCGAAGGTTCCGGTTGAGAATACTAGAAGGGCAACAGATGAGCCGAGCATGGAGGGTAAGTGGGACCAAACAAGCGGCGAGTCCCTTGAGAACCCACTTGTTTCGTTGGAATGCTTCATCTTTCTGTAAAACATTTCCGGCTGGTGTGGTCGGCCGGTTTTACTGTGGCTCACTTTTaggttatttaataattaattgattaaaatttctatttttgggGGGACCCTTTTGAATGTAAAGTTATTTAGTATATGAGAAAGGTCAATGAGTGGATTTGGGAAAGATTTTGTGTTGTGGTAAAGAAAAAAGTGTTGCAGATTTTACCCAGAGTTGTCACTGTTTGGATACCCGAATACGCAATGCCATTTATTGACCTCTGTTCTGCTCAGCTGTCTCTTTTACTGTAAGTGGTCCTTTTTGGTAATATACACCAAGTATTCTATACATTTTAACCATTTCTTACTGTACTAACCTTTAAATTTGTACATGTTCTAGTGTGTATAATCACCTCCGAAATGGGAAAAAATAGGAAGAAGTTGGATATTGAATATGTGTTTCCAAAATATACAATCCCTTGCTTATGTTTGTCATTAATTTGCGTGGCAATGGTACTTAGTAGGGTGCTTTGAAATACATTGACTTGAACCGTGTTGCAAATGCAAACAAAAATAGACTTATACACAACTAGATAATTTTGGTACAATAATTTTGAAAGCTCAAGGAATTATTTAATAGATGGTTGAGTTTACTTTACACATAATTGTTGTGGAAAGTATTTATTCACAATTTTAAGCAAATTGTATATAGCATTATTTTTTAcacattattatttaaatattaaaaaatataaaataattttatataatatttaaattatctataatttataGAATcttaagtaaaatatatatatatatatatttttttttttcacaaatcatTTACGGATCAAATACCATTctgttaaaatttttcataacGTTTTTTAATGGAATTAATAGTGatagaaatttcacaaaaaaaattttcctgttaaaatatttttggacaatgaaattatatattcattGAAATATTCAGTCTCAAAATTGTGaatatttccaaatatattcaatagtatatttttgaatatatttgaaactttcaattgtatatttttaaatatatttgaaatattcatttttaaaaacgTTTAAtcgtatatttttaaaatatatctaaGATATTCATAcacaaaaatatttgataacatACTTATAGatacatttgaaattttattcttatatttttgaacacaaatatatttaattaataaatatctttaatagtaattttaaatagaatttttaatgataatttcaaatagagataataatataaatttacaatagaTTGTTTGATAATGCAACTAAAGCATCACaataattatttgttatatacataatattgtatAGCAGTTACATATAAATCTTTCggaacttaaaaaaattatgatagtCTGTTACCACTCAAGAGTGGTGTATTTTAATGTTGGTATGCTCTCTTTTTGAATTACTTGTGGTTTAATGGAGCGCAACAAAGCTTCCTGACTCTCGAAGTTGAGTATTTTGATTCATGGAGTAGTTTATTTTAGTTTGTAGATTATAATTCTCAAGACGcacaaataatgaaaaatgcTTACTATAGTTTTAGGAAGGAGGTTGAATAATTTCGAGGACTATTCTAATTTAGCAAATCTTCCATACTATCTTTCATgatccttttttgttttgatctGCACGCTACTAGACAAAAACTGTGAACATTGAGTACATACATAgacccctttttctttttctctttttttttttagggggtGAATGCACATCTATAGGACTCATGCTTTTGGCCCACATCTTTCTTTATATAGCATTTGCAAAGACCAAATCATAGTTTTGGCTACAAAcagattaataaaaatttatataaaaaaaaaaaaaaaaaaggaaaaagaaaggtcATTGGATCCAAAATCCCACCGAAATCACGGTTGGTTTGTCTTACATTTAATAATTTCGAAATTAAGTTTAATTTATACTAAGACAATACGAAAAAGGTAGCTAGTCCTTCAATAATACTGTCAAAGCTTGAATCAGaagtatttgatttttttgagggaaaaaaaaaggtacgAATGACTAGTAATAGGTGTCGAAGAAACTGATTCGCTGGGTGATTGTTTTAAGAATTTGTTTGTAATATGGAAATGTTACAGACGAAGGAAAAAGACAGCATTGTATACATATTGTTTCTAGAGAAATTTAGaggaaaatacaaaataagaatttgaattttggatagTAACGGAGGGAACCAATTTGTAGCCGTTGGGTGGGCTTGGTGACAAAAATAATACTggtcctatttttattttattttttaaatacataatgGGGTGGCTGTTTTTCCTGCTGACTTGCCAATTGCAGAGAGCACAATGGGGCGCAATATCAGTTATTATTGGACCGTTCCTTCGGCCGTCTTTTTCATGCAGAAACAAGCACACCCTTTATAATTCAATCATGATGATCGAATGGACAGAGAAGGAATGTCTTATATGGTTCAAAGTTCAAAATATTAAGGCCGTGACACCATTAACAAAAgggtcatttttaatttttcaaattaattttcttgcgttttccaagatttttttttttttttttctttcagccATAAGGGTATGACATGGTTCATTTTCATTTCACAATCATTCAACTGAAGTTGTTCATGTCTCTCACATTCCACAAGATTGCTCTTTTGGATTTTGCAGATATTTTTATGTTAGGATTTGAGATGCCAAGGAGCTAAAAAGGTTCATCCAAAGTTTTAGATCAGAATTTTTGCTTTTGGATTTTAAAGCACGCATCCCTGAACTACTAGTTAAAAGAATTTGGTATCCGGCCAGTCGATGGCACACTAGCACTGGCATGGTGACAGCACCTTGTTCCACAGCCAAAATGCTGCAGTGGATGCAACAAAACCCTTCAATTTCTGAACAAGCCTCACATGAGTCCCTAAGTTCCAATTTTGCAGCACCAGAATGTTCGGAAATCTAAAGCTTGATAGATACCATCATGTAACAACTGATGAAAAATGTCCTTGAACTCTGATACAAATTACATTCTTCATTCTTTTTACAAAGAGACTGATCCATTTGATGGACAACATAATACATCTCTAAGGATAAAGGTCATATTCCTGTGAATGGCAAGGGATGAAAAGTGAAGCACGTTGGGCACAGTTACCTCAAAGGCGAATTGGATATTTGCCAAAGCCAGTATCCCCTGAATGCTATATACAGATTCAAGAGCTTTTGcagaaagagaaataaaaaaaataaaagaaacttggCAAACCCGATTGCGTTCCCCAGATGCTATTGTTTTCCTTGGTAACTTCTGCTTGAGTTtgtaagtttgattttttaaaactgaCGAAAGAAAGCAACCACCTATCATTCTAAAATTTCTCGTTGCTAACTTGAGGTTGTGTTTGTGTTGGAGTTTGAGGTGGGAATTGGAAATGACATctgttgttgttgatgttgtggCCATAAAATGCCTTCACGAGGACAAGGAACAGGAGCTGGGAGAG includes the following:
- the LOC107423569 gene encoding uncharacterized protein LOC107423569; protein product: MGCCVSTEKSSPPCPQKDQHSLVGTQRSRSDPMESRAPPPSAEEETVKEVLSETPRPKPPPPLPLPLPLQHIPIVKPEEQDYEDDEKRSGHKPVFHKISEDDQQKEKMVPINSTVEEVSEMSEICSLSESVSTTTVTREDDEEVRQRVNRSPMKLPKNRTFSGDFGARRERVIGKSPTGRSDQSPGRRNGNGVGSVRSVQNREPGRPMARRALRTEPHGREPGESSARRSRSPAVTRTEGGSTRSAVGRSLSARRSGRSPGRAAKVPVENTRRATDEPSMEGKWDQTSGESLENPLVSLECFIFL